One Solanum pennellii chromosome 9, SPENNV200 DNA segment encodes these proteins:
- the LOC107031569 gene encoding probable linoleate 9S-lipoxygenase 5, producing the protein MGCAEILEKLLETVCGKQRDVPVERDIIKIKGTVVLMKKNVLNFKDAGSAFLDRMHELFGKRVTIQLVSAEHADPENGSKGKLGKPAILEWASSKTWISVEEAAFNITFDWDESLGVPGAFIVKNNHHSQFYLKTLTLHDVPGDGEVHFVCNSWVYPSHRYNYDRVFFSNKTYLPCNTPEPLVAYRNEELVNLRGTGSGMLKEWDRVYDYAVYNDLGYDRPVLGRSKDYPYPRRVGTSRPPTKRDSSLEKRLPRLSLNIYVPRDELFNHVKFNDFLTYSATSIIRVVIPETASVLARPFNEFKSFERVLEFYKDSDEERSRECLPWKILKGQFHKYPIPHVIEEDNSAWRSDEEFGREMLAGVNPVIIQRLQEFPPTSKLNPEVYGNHTSKITREQIEKYMDGLTVDDAIKNDRLFILNYHDLLMPYITRINSTTTKIYASRTILLLQDDGTLKPLAIELSLPHPQGEKHGFTSQVFSPSNDESVEGYVWHLAKAYVAVNDSGYHQLISHWLNTHAVIEPFIIAANRQLSVVHPIYKLLQPHFRDTLYVNGLARQILINAGGILESTVFPSKYAMEMSSVIYKNWVFTEQALPADLLKRGVAVPDSSQPNGLRLLIKDYPFAVDGLEIWSAIEAWVDEYCSFYYSTDDMIRDDTELQSWWMEVRNEGHGDLKDEPWWPQMQTRAELIETCTIIIWVASALHAAVNFGQYPYAGYLPNRPTVSRRFMPEPGTPEYAELESNHERAYLKTITAQLQTLMGISLIEMLSMHSEDEIYLGQRDNPEWTCDRQPRQALQKFSDKLVEIENRIIDRNNDNILKNRNGPVKLPYTLLYPNATGDKSATGLTGKGIPNSVSI; encoded by the exons AAAATGGATCAAAAGGGAAGTTGGGAAAGCCAGCAATTTTGGAATGGGCATCCTCCAAGACTTGGATATCAGTAGAAGAAGCAGCATTCAATATTACATTTGATTGGGATGAGTCGTTAGGAGTACCAGGTGCTTTCATTGTAAAGAACAATCATCACAGCCAGTTTTACCTCAAGACTCTCACTTTACATGATGTTCCTGGAGATGGTGAAGTTCATTTTGTCTGCAATTCTTGGGTGTATCCGTCACATCGTTACAACTATGATCGAGTGTTTTTCAGCAACAAG ACATACTTGCCATGCAACACACCAGAACCCCTTGTGGCATACAGAAATGAGGAGCTCGTTAATCTTCGAGGTACAGGTTCTGGTATGCTCAAGGAATGGGACAGAGTTTATGACTATGCTGTCTACAATGATTTAGGATATGATCGACCTGTGCTTGGTCGATCTAAGGATTATCCATACCCTCGTAGAGTCGGAACAAGTCGTCCACCGACTAAAAGAG ATTCTAGCTTAGAGAAGCGGTTGCCACGTCTGAGTTTGAACATTTATGTTCCGCGAGATGAACTTTTCAACCATGTGAAGTTTAATGATTTCCTTACATATAGTGCCACATCAATAATTCGGGTTGTGATCCCAGAGACTGCGTCTGTGTTAGCTAGACCTTTCAACGAGTTCAAAAGCTTCGAACGTGTACTAGAATTCTATAAAGATAGTGATGAGGAAAGGTCCAGGGAGTGTCTACCATGGAAAATACTCAAAGGGCAATTTCATAAATATCCAATTCCTCATGTAATTGAAG AAGATAACTCAGCATGGAGGTCAGATGAAGAGTTTGGACGTGAAATGCTGGCTGGCGTTAACCCTGTGATTATCCAGCGTCTACAG GAATTTCCACCCACAAGCAAGCTAAATCCTGAAGTATATGGCAATCACACCAGTAAAATAACAAGGGAGCAGATAGAGAAATACATGGATGGACTAACTGTGGATGAT GCAATAAAGAATGACAGGCTATTCATCTTAAATTATCATGACCTACTTATGCCATATATTACTCGGATTAACTCAACAACCACAAAGATATATGCTAGTCGGACCATCCTTTTACTCCAAGACGATGGAACATTGAAGCCACTTGCGATTGAACTGAGCTTGCCACATCCACAAGGAGAAAAACACGGTTTCACCAGTCAAGTATTTAGCCCAAGTAATGATGAGAGCGTCGAAGGCTATGTCTGGCATTTGGCCAAAGCTTATGTTGCTGTAAATGACtctggttatcatcagctcatcAGTCACTG GCTGAACACACATGCAGTGATAGAGCCATTCATTATAGCAGCAAACAGACAATTGAGTGTGGTTCATCCAATCTATAAGCTTCTACAACCCCACTTCCGTGATACATTGTACGTCAATGGTTTGGCTAGGCAGATCCTCATTAATGCAGGTGGAATACTTGAATCGACAGTATTCCCGTCCAAGTATGCCATGGAGATGTCTTCTGTCATCTATAAGAATTGGGTGTTCACTGAACAGGCACTCCCTGCAGATTTACTTAAAAG AGGAGTTGCAGTGCCAGACTCAAGCCAGCCTAATGGCCTTAGACTTCTGATAAAAGATTATCCTTTCGCGGTTGATGGACTTGAAATTTGGTCAGCAATCGAAGCCTGGGTTGACGAATACTGTTCCTTCTATTACTCAACTGATGACATGATCCGTGACGACACTGAACTCCAGTCTTGGTGGATGGAAGTTCGCAATGAAGGTCACGGTGACTTGAAAGATGAACCATGGTGGCCTCAAATGCAGACACGAGCTGAACTCATCGAAACATGTACAATTATTATATGGGTGGCTTCTGCTCTTCATGCAGCTGTCAACTTTGGGCAATATCCTTATGCTGGTTACCTCCCAAATCGTCCAACAGTAAGTCGAAGATTCATGCCTGAGCCAGGCACCCCTGAGTATGCTGAGCTCGAGTCAAACCATGAACGCGCCTACCTAAAGACAATCACAGCTCAGCTACAAACTCTTATGGGCATCTCATTGATAGAGATGTTATCTATGCATTCTGAAGATGAGATTTATCTCGGGCAACGAGACAATCCTGAATGGACTTGTGATCGACAACCACGACAAGCATTGCAGAAATTCAGTGACAAgttggttgaaattgaaaacAGAATAATAGATAGGAACAATGACAACATATTGAAGAACAGAAATGGACCTGTAAAATTGCCTTACACATTACTATATCCAAATGCCACAGGTGACAAGAGTGCAACAGGACTTACTGGCAAGGGAATCCCCAACAGTGTCTCAATATGA